The nucleotide sequence GCGCGCGGCCGGCGTCCAGCAGCAGAATTCGGTCGGCCAACTCGAAGGCTTCCTGCACGTCGTGGGTCACCAGCACCATGGTTTTGCGGCGCAGTTCCTCCAGCTCCCGGAACTCGCGCCGGATGCCGGCCCGCGTAATCGGGTCGAGGGCGCCGAAGGGCTCGTCGAGCAGCACCAGCGGCGGGTCGGCGGCCAGGGCGCGGGCCAGCCCCACCCGCTGCTGCTGCCCACCCGACAGCTGGTGCGGGTATTGCTGGGCGTAGCGCTCCGGCGGCAAGTGCAGGCGCGCCAGCAGCTCGTGGGTGCGCTGGGCAATGGCGGCCGGCGCGTGGCCCAGCAGCCCTGGCACCACACCCACATTCTCGGCTACGGTGTAGTGCGGCAGCAAGCCCACCTGCTGAATCACGTAGCCGATGCCGCGGCGCAGCTGTTCGGGCGGCAGTTGGCGCACATCCTGGCCGGCCAGCTCCACGGTGCCGCTGTCGGGCTCCACGAGGCGGTTGAGCATGCGCAGCAGCGTGGTTTTGCCGCAGCCGCTGGGGCCCAGCAGCACCAGCGTCTCGCCGGGCTGCAGCGCAAACGTCACATCCTGCACCACGGCGTGCGGGCCGTAGCGCTTGGTCAGGTGGTGTACCGCAAGGGCGGGGGTAGGCGTAGGCATAGGCTGTAAGGTAGCGACGGATGCGACAGCAGCAACCGGCACGAGGGCTGATGCGCTGCCGCCGAAGTGGATGGGACCGTGGTGGGTGCAGAGCTGGCAACCTGGCTTTGCGGCAGCAGCCTAACAAAGAAAAGGCTCCCCCGGCGACGGGAGAGCCTTTGTCAAGCTGATTTCAAGCGGCAAGCCTACTGCTTCACCACTTTCAGCACCGCCGACTGGCCCGCAACTGCCACCCGGGCCAGGTACATGCCGGCTGGCAGCTGCGCCAGCTCCAGCGTGAGGAGCTGGCCGGCAGAAGCCGGGAAAGCCTGCTGATGCACGCGGCGGCCGGCCAGCGTCAAGAGCTCCACCGTGGTTGGCTGCCCGGCCTCGGCGCCCGCCACCGTCAGCACGAGTTGGCTGCCGAAGGGATTCGGGGCGGCCGTAACCTGCAGCGGCTGACCGGTTTTGCGCCCGGCCGTGAGGGCCAGCACCGGCGAAGTGGTGCTGGTGCCGTCCTGGTCGATCTGCAGCAGGCGGTAGTAGCGCACGCCGGCCTGTGTGGTGGGGTGCTGGTAGCTGTACTGGCGGCGCTGGCTGGACGTGCCGGCTGCCTGCACGCGGCCCACCGTCCGGAAGGTGCGGCCATCGGTGCTGGCTTGTACCTCAAAGGCGGCTGAGTTGACTTCCTGCGCGGTCTGCCAGGTCAGGGTGGTTTGGGTGGTGGCGGCTTCGCCTCCAAAAGCCGTCAGCTCTACGGGCAGCGGTGGGTTGAAGAACGTGGCAGCCTGCGCGTTGTACGCTACAAATGCAATGTCGCTGCTACCGCTCAGCAACACCTGGAAGCCGCGGATTGCGCTGGCGTTAGCTGCTGTAATGCCAAAGGCGCTCAGATCGGCCGACCACAGCCGTAGTGGCCGGTCGGTGCGAGTGAACCCGCTAGTTAGCGTCATGGGGTTTTTGGAGGCTTCATAAAAATCAGCCGTCCAATTAGCTACCACCCCAATGTTTGTGAAAGTCACCGCCACCGTATTGCCCACGACCTGGCCGTTGGCATCCAGAAACTGATACCGGTCTTGGGCGCTGGATGGATCAGCAAACTGGGTGACCAGAATATCCGGAATACCGTCGGCGGCGGCGGCGGGCACCACTTGCGAGATGGTGAAGGTAAGCGTACCGGCCGGGGCATTGGCCGTGCCCGTGCCCAGGTTAAGGCCATTGCGGCCGTCGCGCAGGTAAAACGGGATGTTGTTGGACGGCGGGGGAGAACTGGCGCCATTTGGCACGCCATCGTAGCTGGCGCCCAACCCTACCTTGGTATTGGGGTCAGTGATGGTGCCAAGGCTTTCCACTGGCAGCCCCTTGTACTGTCCGGCTACGAATGTCAGGCCCCGAGCTGTCAGCAGGGCATCGTCCACGCCAGTGGAGTAGCGCGTGCCGCTCAGCGTAAAAGCCAGCAGGTCATGCGAATTGTCGGGCTTGACGGGGTTGATGGCGGTGGTAGAGCTCTGGAAAAAGCCCCCGAAGTCGGTGATGATTTCCGTGACGTTGTTGACGGATTGCGCGGATGCGTACTTGGCTTGGAGCAGGCAGATAGCTGCTAATAGGATAGTCTTCGAAGGCATGCAGGGAGAAAAAAGGACAGAATCGGGCCGCTTTGGCCAAGCTATAAGGTGTGCGAAGCCACAAACCTACTGTCAGATTTTGATAGAATTGTGCTAAACCAATAAAAAATAAGTTCGCCTGAACCCTCACGGATACCTTACTCGATGCCGCCGCCGAAATTCTATAGCCCGCTCAGATTGCTCCCCGGCGGATTTCTTGCGTGCTTTAGCCCATGAAACGACTCTACTGCGCCCTGCTGCTGCTGGCCGGCCTGGCCCGACCGGCCGTCGCCCAAGTGTACCGCACCACCGACCCGCTGGCCCACACCTACAGCATCGTGGCCCGCGACCCGGCCACCGGCGACCTGGCCGTGGCCGTGCAAAGCCACTGGTTTTCGGTGGGCACCAGCGTGAGTTGGGCCGAAGCCGGGGTAGGGGCCATTGCCACCCAGTCGTTTACCAACAAGTCGTTTGGGCCACGCGGGCTGGCGCTGCTGCGCGCCGGCAAAACCGCCCAGCAAGCCCTCGACGAGCTGCTCAGCACCGACGAAGGCCGCGACGTGCGCCAGGTGGCCATCGTGGACAGCAAAGGCAACGTGGCCACCCACACCGGCGCCAAGTGTATTGATTTTGCCGGCCACCGGCAGGGTACCCAGTTTTCGGTGCAGGCCAATATGATGCTCACCGAGAAGGTACCTGCCGCCATGCAGCAGGCGTTTGAGGCCGGCACCAAGCTGCCGCTGCCCGAGCGCATGCTGGCCGCCCTCGACGCGGCCCAGGCCGCCGGCGGCGACGTGCGCGGGCGGCAGTCGGCGGCGCTGTTGGTGGTGCGGGCCAAGCCGGGCGCGGGCATTTGGGAAGACCGCCTCGTGGACCTGCGCGTGGACGATGCCGCCGAGCCGCTCAAAGAGTTGCGCCGCCTGCTGAGTTTGCACCGCGCCTACGAGCACATGAACGCCGGCGACCTAGCCGTGGAGAAAAACGACGTGCCGGGCGCCATCCGCGAGTATGAAGCCGCCGAAAGGCTGTTTCCCAACAACCTGGAAATGCGCTACTGGCACGCCATCAGCCTGGCCAACAAAGAGCAGGTGCCGGCCGCGCTGAAGCTGCTGGCCCCCATTTTCCGGCAGGAGCCCAACTGGCGTGAGCTCACCGGCCGCCTGCCCAATGTGGGGCTGCTGACGGTGAGTGCCGCCGAACTGAAGCAGATTCTTAGCCTGAAATAAGTCCGACCGTGTTCTTCCTGCCCCCGTTTTTTATGTCTGCTTTCCGCCCTGCCGCTTTTCGTTTGCTTCTCTGGCTGCTGCCGCTCTGGCTGGCTGGCAGCGGCTGTACCGCCTCGAAGCAGACGCCGGCAACCAGCGCCTCCTACACCACGGTCTATGTCGTGCGCCACGCCGAGAAAGACCTCACGCCCGGCCTCGCCGACCCACCCCTGACACCTGCCGGAGAGCAGCGGGCCCTGGCTTTGCGCGAAACGCTGAATAAGGTACCGCTGGACGCAGTATTCTCCACGGCCACCACCCGCACCCGCGCCACGGCCGCCCCGCTGGCGGTCCTGAAAAACCAGCAGGTCGTGCCCTACGACGCCAAGCAGCTGCCTGCCCTGGCCGCCCGCATCCGGCGCGACTACCAGGGGCGCACGGTGCTGGTGGTCGGCCATTCCAACACCATCCTGGAAACCGTGGAAGCCCTGGGCGCCGCCCGCCCGGTGCCCACCGTCGGCGACAACGAGTACGACTACTTGCTGGAAGTACGCATCCCGGCGGATTCCACCCGTACCGCTACGGCCACCGCCCGGCGCTACGGGGTGCGTAGCGCCGGCCAGTAACGGGCGCGCCGCTGCAACCCGCCCCGCTTTTCCTGCTACTTTAGCCGCGCTGTGCCACCCCAGGCGCTGCCGGTTTCTCTCGTTTTTCTGCTCTCTATGATTTCATCTTTCCGTCGCCTTACCCTGGCTGGCCTGCTGCTGGCCGCCGCCCCGGTAGCCGCCCAGACTGCCCCCGCCACCGACTCCCTGGCCATCCGCCGCCTCTACGACGAAGCCCTGCTGCGCGGGCAGAGCTACGACAACTTGCGTGAGCTGTGCACCAAGATCGGCGGGCGCCTCAGCGGCTCGCCACAGGCCGAGCAGGCCGTGCAGTGGGGAAAGCGCGAGATGGAAAAGATGGGCCTCGACCGGGTGTATCTGCAGGAGGTGATGGTGCCGCACTGGGTGCGGGGCGCCAAGGAAAAGGGCCGCGCCACCGGCGCCAAAGGCAAGGGCGTCGACTTCAACGTGTGCGCGCTGGGCGGCTCCGTCGGGACGGGCGGCAAGCTGAAGGCGCAGATAGTGGAGGTGCACAGCATGGCCGAGCTGGCGGCGTTACCCGCTGATAAAGTGAAAGGTAAGTTCGTGTTCTTCAACCGCCCGATGAACCCCGTGCACGTGGAAACCGGCCGGGCCTACGGCGAAGCCGGCGACCAGCGCCGCAGCGGCGCCTCCGAGGCCGCCAAGCGCGGTGCCATCGGGGCGCTGGTGCGCAGCCTCACGCTCACCCACGACGACTACCCCCACACCGGCACCATGCGCTACGACGAGGCCGTGGCCAAGGTGCCCGCCGCCGCCCTCAGCACCAATGGCGCCGACCAGCTCAGCCAGCTGCTCAAAGCCGACCCCAACCTTCAGTTTGAGCTGGACATGAGCTGCCAGACCCTGCCCGACGTGAAGAGCTACAACGTAGTCGGCGAACTGAAAGGCTCGAAGTACCCCGACGAAATCATCACCGTCGGCGGCCACCTCGATTCGTGGGATTTGGCCCAGGGCGCCCACGACGACGGCACGGGCTGCGTGCAAAGCATGGAAGTGCTGCGCCTGCTGAAGGCCTCGGGCCTGAAGCCTGAGCGCACCGTGCGGGCCGTGCTGTTTATGAACGAGGAAAACGGCGTGCGCGGCGGCGAGAAATACGCCGAGCTGGCCAAAGCCGCCAACGAAAAGCACTTGGCCGCCATGGAGTCGGATGGGGGCGGGTTCACGCCGCGCGGCTTCAACATTGAGGCCGATGCCGCCACGGTGCGCAAGGTGCAGCAGTGGCAGCCGCTGCTGCGCCCCTACGGCAGCGCCGAGTTCAACGCCGGCCACGCCGGCACCGACATCGGCCCGCTGAAAGCCCAAACCAAAGCCCTCATCGGCTTCGACTGCGACTCCCAGCGCTACTTCGACCTGCACCATGCCGCCACCGACACCTTCGACAAGGTAAACCGCCGCGAACTGGAACTGGGCGGCGCCAGCATGGCCGCGCTGGTGTACCTGATGAGTAAGTACGGGTTGTAAGTTTGATGGCTGAACGGTTAAATTGTTGGATGGCTGAATGAATAGGTAGCAAATTTGCGCAGCGGCGGTTGTGCAGCCACTACCTGCAGGCATAATGACCAACCTTCAACCATTGAAATTACTCTACCTGATTGCGCTGGTGCCGCCGGAGCCGGTGCGCGGGCAGGTGTGGGCCCTGAAGCAGGAGCTGCACCAGCGCACTAGCAGCCGCAACGCCATCGGTCTGTCGCCGCACATTACGCTGGTGCCGCCTACCCGGCAGCCGGAACCGTTTACTGCGGAAGCCACGGCAAGCCTGCACGGGTTTGCAGCCACGCAAAGTGCGTTTGAGGTGCGTTTGCAGGATTTCGGCTGGTTCACGAACCGTACGCTGTTTGTGCAGGTAGCGGAAAACCCGGCTCTGCGGCAATTGCAAGCGGCGCTGATGGGCTGGTGCGGCCAGCACCTGCCCACGATTCAGCCCGAGGCGCGCCCCTACACGCCCCACATGACCCTGGCCACCCGCGACCTGCCACCCGCCCTGGTACCGGAGCTGCAGCAGGATTTCGCGGGCCGCCACTACCAGGCCACTTTCCCGGTCAAGTCCTTCGAGCTCTTCCGCCACGACCGCCGCCAGTGGCACAGCCTCGCCACCTTCCCACTACCACCAGCATAAAAAAAGGCCGGGCGCTTCCAACAGAAGCACCCGGCCTTTTCAATTGTAAGCGGAATCCGCAAGGCCGTTATTCGAAACAGTCAGAAATTGAGACAGAAGCCAGCCGTGTAACTGGCTACAAAGGCCCGCGAAGCAAAAGCTTCTCGCTACACCGAATCGTCCACAAAATCCGTGAAATCCGCGAAAAATCCGTGCTAATCCGTGATCCTAGTTGGCCTCCAGGATCTGGAACAGCTCGTCGAGCTTGGGCGTGAGGATGATTTCGGTGCGGCGGTTGATGGCCTTGTTGGCGGGCGTGTCGTTGCTGGCTACGGGCATGTACTCGCTGCGGCCCGAGGGCGTCACCTGGGCGGCGGGCAAGCCGGAGCTGGTCAGGATACGCGTGATTTCGGTGGCGCGCAGCACGCTCAGGTCCCAGTTGTCCTTGGCCCCGTTCACCACGCCTTTCAGCGGCACGTTATCGGTGTGGCCTTCCACCAGCACGTTCACGTCCTGATTGCCCTGCAGGGCGGTGGCCAGCTTTTTCAGGGCCTCCTGGCCTTTAGGGTCCACTTTCGTCGAGCCCGACTTAAAGAGCAGCTGCTCCGACAGCGACACGTAGACCTTGCCGTTTTTCACGTTCACCTGCAGATCCTGGGCATTGAAGCCCAGCAGGGCGTCGCCTACTTTCTGGCGCAGGGCCTTCACGGCGGCATCTTTCTGGTCGAGGATACGCTGCATTTCGGCAATGCGCTGCTCTTTGGAGCGTAGGTCGGCGGAAAGGGCGGTGTTAGCCTGCTCGGCACCGCTCAGGTTCTGGTTGAGCTGGTTTACCTGCTGGTTTTTATTGAGCAGGCTGGAGCGCAGGGCTTCCTCGTTGCGGGCTTTTTCCTGCTCCAAAGCCGTTTTCTGGGCCTGCAGCTGGTCGCGCGACGACGTGAGGGTGGCATTCTGCTGCTGCAGGGCCGCAATTTCTTTGGCGTTGCAGCCGCCGAGCAGCAAAGTACCGGCACTGCACAGCATCATCAGGGAAATACGCATGGCAAGAGTGGGAATAAAAGGCGAAGAATCTGGACAGCACAGCCGTGCCATCGGGGTTTCAAACGGCCCCGGCGGCAGGGGAGTTGCCAGCGGCCCCAATGCC is from Hymenobacter yonginensis and encodes:
- a CDS encoding OmpA/MotB family protein; this translates as MRISLMMLCSAGTLLLGGCNAKEIAALQQQNATLTSSRDQLQAQKTALEQEKARNEEALRSSLLNKNQQVNQLNQNLSGAEQANTALSADLRSKEQRIAEMQRILDQKDAAVKALRQKVGDALLGFNAQDLQVNVKNGKVYVSLSEQLLFKSGSTKVDPKGQEALKKLATALQGNQDVNVLVEGHTDNVPLKGVVNGAKDNWDLSVLRATEITRILTSSGLPAAQVTPSGRSEYMPVASNDTPANKAINRRTEIILTPKLDELFQILEAN
- a CDS encoding 2'-5' RNA ligase family protein, translating into MKLLYLIALVPPEPVRGQVWALKQELHQRTSSRNAIGLSPHITLVPPTRQPEPFTAEATASLHGFAATQSAFEVRLQDFGWFTNRTLFVQVAENPALRQLQAALMGWCGQHLPTIQPEARPYTPHMTLATRDLPPALVPELQQDFAGRHYQATFPVKSFELFRHDRRQWHSLATFPLPPA
- a CDS encoding M20/M25/M40 family metallo-hydrolase, whose product is MISSFRRLTLAGLLLAAAPVAAQTAPATDSLAIRRLYDEALLRGQSYDNLRELCTKIGGRLSGSPQAEQAVQWGKREMEKMGLDRVYLQEVMVPHWVRGAKEKGRATGAKGKGVDFNVCALGGSVGTGGKLKAQIVEVHSMAELAALPADKVKGKFVFFNRPMNPVHVETGRAYGEAGDQRRSGASEAAKRGAIGALVRSLTLTHDDYPHTGTMRYDEAVAKVPAAALSTNGADQLSQLLKADPNLQFELDMSCQTLPDVKSYNVVGELKGSKYPDEIITVGGHLDSWDLAQGAHDDGTGCVQSMEVLRLLKASGLKPERTVRAVLFMNEENGVRGGEKYAELAKAANEKHLAAMESDGGGFTPRGFNIEADAATVRKVQQWQPLLRPYGSAEFNAGHAGTDIGPLKAQTKALIGFDCDSQRYFDLHHAATDTFDKVNRRELELGGASMAALVYLMSKYGL
- a CDS encoding ABC transporter ATP-binding protein; protein product: MPTPTPALAVHHLTKRYGPHAVVQDVTFALQPGETLVLLGPSGCGKTTLLRMLNRLVEPDSGTVELAGQDVRQLPPEQLRRGIGYVIQQVGLLPHYTVAENVGVVPGLLGHAPAAIAQRTHELLARLHLPPERYAQQYPHQLSGGQQQRVGLARALAADPPLVLLDEPFGALDPITRAGIRREFRELEELRRKTMVLVTHDVQEAFELADRILLLDAGRAQQLGTPRELLFQPANDFARRFFEAEKLSLQFRTLQLQDVLPDLASEYTNNSSSNHKTLPLTATIQEALEALSADALVSDPATERVLLTQPAAAEAPAVPFTLASLMSAFGQAVHRLSKP
- a CDS encoding T9SS type A sorting domain-containing protein; translated protein: MPSKTILLAAICLLQAKYASAQSVNNVTEIITDFGGFFQSSTTAINPVKPDNSHDLLAFTLSGTRYSTGVDDALLTARGLTFVAGQYKGLPVESLGTITDPNTKVGLGASYDGVPNGASSPPPSNNIPFYLRDGRNGLNLGTGTANAPAGTLTFTISQVVPAAAADGIPDILVTQFADPSSAQDRYQFLDANGQVVGNTVAVTFTNIGVVANWTADFYEASKNPMTLTSGFTRTDRPLRLWSADLSAFGITAANASAIRGFQVLLSGSSDIAFVAYNAQAATFFNPPLPVELTAFGGEAATTQTTLTWQTAQEVNSAAFEVQASTDGRTFRTVGRVQAAGTSSQRRQYSYQHPTTQAGVRYYRLLQIDQDGTSTTSPVLALTAGRKTGQPLQVTAAPNPFGSQLVLTVAGAEAGQPTTVELLTLAGRRVHQQAFPASAGQLLTLELAQLPAGMYLARVAVAGQSAVLKVVKQ
- a CDS encoding DUF1028 domain-containing protein, which translates into the protein MKRLYCALLLLAGLARPAVAQVYRTTDPLAHTYSIVARDPATGDLAVAVQSHWFSVGTSVSWAEAGVGAIATQSFTNKSFGPRGLALLRAGKTAQQALDELLSTDEGRDVRQVAIVDSKGNVATHTGAKCIDFAGHRQGTQFSVQANMMLTEKVPAAMQQAFEAGTKLPLPERMLAALDAAQAAGGDVRGRQSAALLVVRAKPGAGIWEDRLVDLRVDDAAEPLKELRRLLSLHRAYEHMNAGDLAVEKNDVPGAIREYEAAERLFPNNLEMRYWHAISLANKEQVPAALKLLAPIFRQEPNWRELTGRLPNVGLLTVSAAELKQILSLK
- a CDS encoding phosphoglycerate mutase family protein, which gives rise to MSAFRPAAFRLLLWLLPLWLAGSGCTASKQTPATSASYTTVYVVRHAEKDLTPGLADPPLTPAGEQRALALRETLNKVPLDAVFSTATTRTRATAAPLAVLKNQQVVPYDAKQLPALAARIRRDYQGRTVLVVGHSNTILETVEALGAARPVPTVGDNEYDYLLEVRIPADSTRTATATARRYGVRSAGQ